In one window of Comamonas testosteroni DNA:
- the fliS gene encoding flagellar export chaperone FliS, whose amino-acid sequence MNDNLWNDGYGDYRAANTVAQTAQASPVELVLMLVDGLLEEMARLRMHIAQKRFEEKARSIAKCADILTGLGSALEADAGNEVVENLSRLYDFCAQRLNQAGFDMDVAKVDEVHGILQTLRSGWQGMADARL is encoded by the coding sequence ATGAACGACAACCTTTGGAACGACGGATACGGCGACTATCGCGCCGCCAATACGGTGGCGCAGACCGCCCAGGCATCTCCGGTGGAGCTGGTGCTGATGCTGGTGGACGGCCTGCTCGAAGAGATGGCGCGCCTGCGCATGCATATCGCCCAGAAGCGCTTTGAGGAAAAGGCGCGCTCTATTGCCAAGTGCGCCGACATCCTGACCGGGCTGGGCAGCGCGCTGGAGGCTGACGCCGGCAATGAAGTCGTGGAGAACCTCTCGCGTCTGTACGACTTCTGCGCCCAGCGCCTGAATCAGGCGGGTTTCGACATGGATGTCGCCAAGGTGGATGAGGTCCATGGCATCTTGCAGACGCTGCGCTCCGGCTGGCAAGGGATGGCGGATGCCCGTCTCTGA
- a CDS encoding flagellar hook-length control protein FliK: protein MNAMPTTSVPASSAALAAAGGVTGTPAIAGNGLEQSSALPAVPPPVMFAELAGFWGAAALSAQISALPEAADGEQTDPSAQESTDLAAADALPLLASFAPTWQPEVQAQLGSVSIEPSAAQKPSSSVAVAALNPAAVQAQRDGKESVVAKLAEQAPTHAATAPQGAAVVVLQSPALSATEPVASVHSAARAAAAATPSATRAAQPLMQALSQRIQLQQAQGVDVATVRLDPPQWGSVELRIQHDAGGVQVFIQASHAEVGRQLAGLAEGLRQELQARSSGEASVVVAQGRHSGGAAGQGGGARDEALPWTLAAEDDVIGQALQVWQQQAEGLGADKG from the coding sequence ATGAACGCCATGCCGACGACCTCCGTGCCTGCATCCTCTGCGGCCCTTGCCGCCGCAGGCGGTGTGACTGGCACACCCGCCATCGCCGGCAATGGGCTGGAGCAGTCCAGTGCATTGCCAGCCGTACCGCCGCCCGTCATGTTCGCTGAGCTGGCTGGTTTTTGGGGTGCGGCCGCGCTGTCGGCTCAGATCAGCGCCCTGCCGGAGGCCGCCGATGGCGAGCAGACGGATCCCTCCGCCCAGGAGTCGACAGATCTTGCAGCGGCAGATGCTCTGCCTCTGCTGGCTAGCTTTGCGCCGACCTGGCAGCCCGAGGTTCAGGCCCAGCTCGGCTCGGTGTCTATTGAGCCCAGCGCAGCGCAGAAGCCATCCTCCAGCGTGGCTGTCGCCGCGCTCAATCCGGCAGCGGTGCAGGCACAACGTGATGGCAAAGAGTCCGTGGTGGCCAAGCTCGCCGAGCAGGCTCCGACGCATGCAGCCACTGCGCCCCAAGGTGCAGCGGTAGTGGTGCTGCAGTCGCCTGCGTTGTCAGCGACAGAGCCTGTGGCTTCGGTGCACTCTGCTGCACGCGCGGCAGCGGCAGCCACGCCCAGTGCTACGCGGGCCGCGCAGCCGCTGATGCAGGCCTTGTCGCAGCGCATTCAGCTGCAACAGGCTCAAGGTGTGGATGTGGCCACGGTGCGACTGGATCCGCCGCAATGGGGCAGCGTGGAGCTGCGCATCCAGCACGACGCAGGTGGGGTGCAGGTGTTCATTCAGGCGTCGCACGCCGAGGTGGGCCGTCAGCTGGCAGGTCTGGCCGAAGGCTTGCGCCAGGAGCTGCAGGCGCGCAGCAGCGGCGAAGCCAGCGTGGTCGTGGCCCAGGGGCGGCACAGCGGCGGTGCCGCAGGCCAGGGCGGAGGCGCCCGTGACGAGGCTCTGCCCTGGACTCTGGCCGCAGAAGACGATGTGATTGGCCAGGCCCTGCAGGTCTGGCAGCAACAGGCAGAAGGCCTGGGGGCAGATAAAGGCTGA